A section of the Ferrimicrobium sp. genome encodes:
- the ssb gene encoding single-stranded DNA-binding protein, with translation MSAGNTVTLIGNLTKEPELRFTSQGLAQTTFSIAVNRRRMNQQTQDWEESTSFFEVVCWRELAENVAESLEKGSRAVVTGRLEQRTWETPEGDKRSKIQVIADEVGPSLRWATAQVTKADRRTGGADTGGRNVAQANVPEPSIGSFNYDEEPF, from the coding sequence ATGTCCGCAGGAAATACTGTTACACTGATCGGCAATCTCACAAAGGAGCCAGAGCTGCGCTTTACCTCTCAAGGTCTTGCCCAGACGACGTTCTCCATTGCCGTCAACCGGCGCCGAATGAATCAGCAAACCCAAGATTGGGAGGAGTCGACCTCGTTCTTTGAGGTTGTCTGTTGGAGAGAGCTGGCTGAGAACGTAGCCGAGAGCCTTGAGAAGGGGTCTCGTGCGGTGGTGACCGGACGTCTCGAGCAACGCACCTGGGAGACTCCAGAAGGCGACAAGCGATCAAAGATTCAGGTGATCGCTGATGAGGTGGGTCCGTCACTCCGCTGGGCGACCGCGCAGGTGACCAAGGCGGACCGTCGCACGGGTGGGGCCGACACAGGTGGACGCAACGTCGCCCAAGCGAACGTCCCTGAGCCATCCATTGGAAGTTTTAACTACGATGAGGAGCCATTTTAG
- the rplI gene encoding 50S ribosomal protein L9, whose protein sequence is MELVLREAVTGLGRRGDYVKVADGYARNYLLPQGLAIVATPKVAAQAEAMRKASAEKHQRELEAASELASQLVAIEVSLSKRASKDGKLFGSVTTGEVAERVTELAGIAIDRHQVNMSEPIKTTGTFSVPIRLHPEVEVAINVEVVAES, encoded by the coding sequence ATGGAGCTTGTTCTTCGAGAAGCGGTTACCGGGCTGGGCAGACGTGGCGACTATGTCAAGGTAGCAGACGGGTATGCCCGCAACTATCTTTTGCCGCAAGGTCTCGCCATTGTGGCGACCCCGAAGGTGGCGGCGCAAGCCGAAGCTATGCGCAAGGCCTCAGCCGAGAAGCATCAACGCGAGCTGGAAGCGGCGTCCGAGCTGGCCTCGCAACTGGTGGCGATTGAGGTGAGTCTGTCCAAGCGCGCATCCAAGGATGGCAAGCTCTTTGGCTCGGTCACGACTGGAGAGGTCGCCGAGCGGGTAACAGAGTTGGCTGGTATCGCCATCGATCGCCATCAGGTGAACATGTCAGAGCCAATCAAGACCACGGGTACGTTTTCGGTTCCGATTCGCCTCCACCCCGAGGTTGAGGTTGCAATCAACGTCGAAGTCGTCGCCGAGTCATAG
- the rpsF gene encoding 30S ribosomal protein S6, giving the protein MRTYELALITDSSLEESVRNGITERVESIITSAGGSLGEAAIWGRRSLIYPIAHHSEGFYSFHRFQAEPAAVTELDRVLSIADEVLRFKIVRLPERAMQSGKAPLLKGAAR; this is encoded by the coding sequence GTGAGAACGTATGAGCTTGCCCTGATTACCGACTCCTCGCTTGAGGAGTCGGTACGAAATGGCATTACGGAGCGTGTCGAGTCGATCATTACGTCGGCCGGCGGCTCCCTCGGTGAGGCAGCGATATGGGGGCGTCGTAGTTTGATCTACCCGATCGCCCACCATTCGGAGGGGTTCTACTCCTTCCACCGCTTCCAAGCTGAACCAGCGGCCGTGACAGAACTTGATCGGGTGCTCTCCATCGCTGACGAGGTCCTCCGCTTCAAGATCGTTCGCTTGCCAGAGCGAGCGATGCAGTCAGGAAAAGCGCCGCTCCTTAAGGGTGCAGCGCGCTAA
- a CDS encoding DUF5318 domain-containing protein codes for MGEADPSRLRHARFDGPSLDLRLLRARVLGDLRRGNLQPIDVCDADRQLVDAATSFGVVLRDPCPVCEERGLRQVAYGFGKGLPASGQVVGGQLNDSAMLGVRDLSVCIVEVCTACRWNFMVERRFKRAN; via the coding sequence ATGGGAGAAGCAGACCCGAGTCGCTTGAGACATGCGCGCTTCGATGGTCCTTCACTGGACCTGCGGCTGTTGCGTGCTCGTGTGCTTGGTGACCTGCGTCGTGGAAATCTTCAGCCGATCGACGTCTGTGACGCCGATCGCCAGTTGGTCGATGCTGCGACGAGCTTTGGGGTTGTGCTCAGAGATCCCTGTCCGGTCTGTGAGGAGCGTGGCCTTCGCCAGGTTGCCTATGGTTTTGGCAAAGGTCTCCCGGCCAGTGGCCAGGTCGTTGGTGGTCAGCTCAACGATAGTGCTATGCTCGGTGTGCGCGATCTCAGCGTCTGCATCGTCGAGGTGTGCACGGCGTGTCGCTGGAACTTCATGGTGGAGCGGCGTTTTAAGCGCGCCAATTGA
- a CDS encoding fatty acid desaturase, which translates to MLAALIFAFLVTQLSILLTTVYLHRSLSHKAVKFAPWVEIVLRALLWLTTGIQRREWVGVHRIHHAHTDVQGDPHSPVVESYWKIQLFNLLYYRRAAKNREAIERYTKDLPADRWDRYLFSHSYLGLGLGIALLVAIFGVELALVIAVVHLVLYLTLSAAVNAVGHRFGKKPFQNLATNNQWLAFLTFGEGLHNNHHEMPTSANLAFVHPQIDLGWYVIRFLELAHVAKVRTLKRKFA; encoded by the coding sequence GTGCTTGCCGCTCTCATTTTTGCTTTTCTTGTGACCCAACTATCGATCTTGTTGACCACGGTTTATCTTCACCGCTCCTTGTCGCACAAGGCGGTAAAATTCGCCCCTTGGGTCGAGATCGTTCTTCGGGCGCTCCTTTGGTTGACAACCGGCATCCAGCGGCGCGAGTGGGTAGGGGTCCATCGAATCCACCATGCTCATACGGATGTTCAAGGTGACCCGCATTCGCCTGTAGTCGAAAGCTACTGGAAGATTCAGCTGTTCAACCTCCTCTACTATCGGCGAGCGGCAAAGAATCGTGAGGCGATTGAACGTTACACTAAGGATCTCCCGGCTGATCGCTGGGATCGCTATTTATTTTCACACTCATATTTGGGCTTAGGGCTTGGAATCGCTCTCTTGGTCGCAATTTTCGGTGTGGAACTTGCCCTAGTTATTGCGGTCGTCCATCTTGTTTTGTATCTGACGCTAAGCGCAGCAGTCAATGCCGTTGGGCATCGATTTGGCAAGAAGCCATTCCAGAATTTGGCCACCAATAACCAATGGCTCGCTTTCCTGACATTCGGTGAGGGCCTTCACAACAACCATCACGAGATGCCGACGTCGGCAAATCTTGCCTTCGTCCACCCCCAGATTGACCTTGGCTGGTATGTGATTAGGTTCCTTGAGCTGGCACATGTTGCCAAAGTCAGAACCCTGAAGCGCAAGTTCGCCTGA